Proteins encoded in a region of the Phaenicophaeus curvirostris isolate KB17595 chromosome 1, BPBGC_Pcur_1.0, whole genome shotgun sequence genome:
- the RPS16 gene encoding small ribosomal subunit protein uS9 yields MPAKGPLQSVQVFGRKKTATAVAHCKRGNGLIKVNGRPLEMIEPRTLQYKLLEPVLLLGKERFAGVDIRVRVKGGGHVAQIYAIRQAISKALVAYYQKYVDEASKKEIKDILIQYDRTLLVADPRRCESKKFGGPGARARYQKSYR; encoded by the exons ATGCCGGCCAAGGGTCCCCTGCAGAGCGTCCAGGTCTTCGGGCGGAAG AAAACAGCAACTGCTGTTGCCCACTgcaagagaggaaatggcctcattAAAGTGAATGGAAGACCTCTGGAAATGATTGAGCCCAGAACTCTGCAGTATAAA ctgcttgaACCTGTCCTCCTTCTGGGGAAGGAACGTTTTGCTGGTGTTGACATCAGAGTCCGTGTAAAGGGTGGTGGCCATGTAGCACAAATCTATG CTATCCGTCAAGCTATTTCCAAAGCATTGGTGGCTTACTATCAAAAAT atgTTGATGAAGCTTCCAAGAAAGAGATCAAGGATATTCTAATCCAGTACGATAGGACTCTGCTGGTTGCAGATCCTCGCCGTTGTGAATCCAAGAAATTTGGAGGACCTGGTGCTCGTGCACGCTACCAGAAGTCTTACCGTTAA